The sequence CTGAACACAGATCATATACATCTAAACTTATTGGAAATTTAACATCCTAAAACAGAGAAAATAACCACAATTACAAGTTCATGTAAATCTTTTCCAGTTGTAAAAGTAACAACTTTAATTTACATCAATGTCCTCAACTCTACTATTTAGAAACATAATATTCTCAACAATCACACTTCATATGCATGAACtccattataaaaataaaatgttttgtgtGGACAGTCATAAAGCCTTCCTAGCATACCAATACATGCAAACCTGTTTGTAgtatataatttgataaacaCAATCTGTGATCTGTCATGAGAATATTCATTTACTGTGATTGTGTATAATTTGAGAGTATGTATTTATACTGATGATGCTCATTACAACTGTGTTTAGATGAAATGTAATGCATATAGGATAACTAATGTTCTGCTTGTAAGATAAAGCTGACTTGACGATAGCTTCATTacaattatcatgtttatggaTGTTTTGTTCCAAGAAAGTTCATTTTTCTCATAATGTGTTAATATGATGTTTTTAGGTTACATATTACAAACTGGTACAAATCTTAAGGGCCAATACTATACCTTTAAAATTTTAGCATTAATAGCttctttttctttgtaataaaaCCTAACAAACTGAATAGCTAAATAGGCTGGAATTCTCTTTAATttactctaaaaaaaaaaaaagaagaataaaatgTCAGTATTTATATGTCAATCTATCGACTATATTAGTGCTGTAACTTGAAACTATTTCTGACTTTTGTAAACTTCACGTTTTCATTAACAATGATTTTAACTAATCAAAAAAGCTAAAGAAATTCTAAACACTtgcttcatatatatttatacatgcaGGAATccatgtttgtaataaaaaaatcaattatgcTTACGAGTGAATAAAAAGGTTTTTAAATTATACCctttcaacaaattaaaaattatttccaatatttatttaattcagtATATTTCAATATGCATGTACGTTTGAAATCACCAAAGTATACTTCTAGGATAGGAGTGAGGTTCAAAATAGCTTTTTTcacatataaaaattacaattaagATCAATACAAACTtattaacataattaaaacTCAAAAAAGTATTATCATGCAGATAAGAAACACTTACCGATTTTTTATATACTGCATCTCTTCCTAGAGTAGGTGAATTTTTAGTAATATGTTCTTCTAACCtctgaaaagaaaacaattgtaTTATCATATGTCGTACATCTAACTGCATTATATACAAGTTCATGTATGTGATAAAGTTATAAATGGTATACTATCCTTGGGATGAATACAACactatatttagaaatatacaAGCTAATGTCTTCAATAGTTTCTATAAATATATggcaaaaaggaaaaaaaatacattttctcaAACATGGTAAACTCTTTTGTAAGTACTGACTAAAACATGAAGTATAAACCACATTTCAACTAAATTTGTCCTGCTCAAAATCCTACATTTGCAACCATGCTAAATGAATGGGTGCTTTGTATTTCTCTTTTATACACTCAGATTAAAATACTTGTATTACATTGAATTTTAACacttttacctatatctacTCCAAAAGATACAGGAAAATAAGCAATCTAAAATTGTATACCTAACCAAAACTCCTTTAATAGTCAGTGCAAACTTTGAAGCTATCCAATGTCACTAACCCATACTTAAAACGTAaacaattgaaagaaaatattagTGCCATAGATTTGTGAAGACTAATTGTATTAATACTTACAGATCTAAGACCAGTGTGCATGTATTTAACCTCTGAAAAGAAATTATggcaaatatatataacaattcaatattgcacacttaaattattttgtgtatCATAACtggtttgaaattattttatttctgaaattttatttttaatttttttctctctaaaatttctaataaaattgagaatggaaattggaaatgtgtcaaagagatactAAGTTTTGAACCAATCTatctattttaaacaaattctcATATCTCTTAccaaatatatcatttttaatacatttttttctaatttaaacattatttcaaaTACTAATTGTACAGATGTAATATCTTACCTTTTTCTATAAAACAACTTAATTGATAAAACTTTTCTGTCGCATGTGTTGCCACTTCTTCTTCGGCCTCTTCACATTTCATTCTGAGTAGGGTTAAGGATAACAAAAATTATCTGGGAGGAATTTTTCAACCTTATTGTATTTAAACAAgccctttaaagtcataagaaacgagtgaccggtgaaaaattatgttcttcCAAATCTTGAAccatgcatacaaacatcataaacttagtcttctgtgcacgaatttatcatttttttcgtgtaaatttcgtataatctcctaattttttttcaatcagtcAGTGTTGTTGTTAAagtatggcaggtaattaaagttcgtgttttgaagccgaagaagtttaacgatggtcacctgtttgtcaacaatcgacaaaaaataaacaaaaagcatggaaagagagcacgtgtttaacatgtaaattcagataatagtttattttaaggactttcatgcgtattgtgatcaccggatttttacgagatgggtcacactgaggtcactttgcatacggaaaatatgtcgggggaattggttgctggaagcaagcaattaaaataaagtaaacttcttctaaatatgaataaattaaataattttcttcagaaaaaggtatatgtacataagttttataatgaaaactatccattgagttataaaaaacatatgcattattttatttgatttgaggtttcttatgactttaaactgTAGGTAGTTTATTGTGAAATGTTAGTGTAGCTCCCTATACGCTAAAACACAGTTGCGTGCACATCGATTAggcatgcaaaaaaaaagacgcaataaaaatttataaattgaatgttaaaggaaacacatatgttttcacttttttaattgatgaaatatcattaaataacggcatttgttaaaaaaaaaaagttttattgggaattatgaaaaattcagacagtaacttgtatcttttacaagatttgaattAGTAATACTCAGTCTAAgacatatacatgtttatagtTTTGAAGAACATTTTATAGTGTACGGTTCATCAGTTTGGAATGAGATGTACCAAACTGCATTATAATTATTAGAACCCTTTGATATCTTTGACAATATGCCGAGGCGATGTGGTCGACAGACTACTGGAGCCAATTGCCCTGCAAAGACGCCAAAACAGTATTGGAAAGTCTAATTATTTTTAGCGTTCATAGACCATATGATAAGGGAACTGGAGAGTGGAGTTGCGTCTAGTATTATAAGAAAATTGCTTATCTGTGCTGAATCTTCTTCATCGTGTTGTAGGAAATATActaaacgaaaaaatatcaacattgtcAGAGACATACGAAACTGACCTGGTATGTAGTTTTGACGAATTCAATTGGGAGGTCACACGTACGCTGGTTTATAACATTTCTTGAGTGATACTATGGAGATCAGTGTACTAcgtatgttgaaaacaaatttacgATCAACAATGAACAACAAGAGTTACTAGCATTACTGCATATTCATCGGAATTTCAGTGtgaatattgacaaaataataGAGAAGTTTGTTTCTGCCTAGACCCTAAGAGTCTATTTTGAGTTAATTCTGTATcacaaatatgttttgtttatgtattactcTTTCAGAAGATTTATTAATAGttttcataaactttttttaagtCCTATCTACACATAGCTCCTCTTTTAACTGTCTTATGACGGAAAaccgaaaaaaaacattttctgcaTAAAAGGGTCCCAAATTTTTTTCTCCTCGCTCTGCAGTAGTTGCttgcacatttttttattctagctacgcccctgaAGGATCTAATTTCATTGTTCAGGAAAAGGTGAGCCATGAATAGAAGAAGATATACAAGAAAATCAAAATTCGTATTACCTTCAAAGGAGCAGCCATTGCTATCCTAGTTTACTACacatacaaattttgtaaatctaTGAAAACCAGTTCCCATAAAACTTCGTGAACCAATATTATCTTCCCTACATAACATTGCAAAAATGTCACTTCTGATAATTGAATCTTTtaataaaggttttttttcactttcctttcctaaaaagattttaaaatctCACTTCTCTTGTCTTCattgtataaaaattatcaaaagataCGAGACATCAAATTCTCCTGATAAATACTGATCTACTAGGCCTTGACTGCTAGATGCACTAATTGCCTGAAATGatatatagaaattttacaTATTCTACACATCTTCTGACTGGCACAATTTcagtaataataaataaatggataTTTTTCTAGTTGGCAGGAAGACAttgttataataataataaattatatctaATCTTACATATATTTTGCACTGAAACTACTACTGTAATAAAGAGTCTGTTCTTTAACCAGTGAAGGAAACTATTGAACAAATGTGTGAACGATAAGTTAAAACTAGTCTGACCCCTGCTTTGGAGTTTAGAGCTTGGATATAAGTGGAGACAGGTGTTTCAAGCACATTCATCAATCTCCTGTCTTTCCTGATGGATGCAAAAGGTTATAATAATTCACTAATAaacaaaggaaattaaaaaaaaatagagaaaaaatgttgtcaatttgtatGCTACGAATTACCATTGGTTCTTTTTTTACACCAGGCACTTTTTGTTGTAGACATCGAACTAATTCTGTCCAACATTCATTTGCATCCTGAAATGTACAATAACAGTATATTTAAAActaattataaagaaacaaatgaccattaatttaaaaaaatataatacacttctttttatattctgttaaaaaaaaaatcaatatactGACATCAGtttgggtcgatgcctctgctggtggactattagtccccgagggtatcaccagcccagtagccagtacttcggtactggcatgaaaatacggattttttgtgttaaaatttgctgttacaatatattagaaattattttaaattaaggaatgtgtaatcatttacgttttttgattgagttaagtctgccaattgatattttattgtgtgtttttctatgttgtgatgttatgctattgtttcagaaaaagggagaaggtttggatccattaaaacgtttaatcccgctgcaaaagtttgcacctgtcctaagtcaggaatctgatgtacagtagttgtcgtttgtttatgtaatatatacgtgtttctgggttttttttatataaattagaccgttggttttcccgtttgaatggttttacactagtaattttggggccctttatagcttgttgttcggtgtgagccaaggctctgtgttgaaggccgtactttgacctgtaatggtttacttttaaaaaaatgttatttggatggagagttgtctcatttgcactcacaccccatcttcctatatctatatacattaaCTCCATTCAAATTAACTTCTcatctttgattttatttattatgaagGTAACTATCAATTATTAAAGATTAGACTAGTTTAATACCTGTTGAGCATAGCCTCCATGTTCACTCTTTTCAGCAAATTGTGGGTAGGCCATATGTAATACTTGTAACATGATAATAGGTGGAATGGCGGTTCCAGACTTATCCATACTTAAAAACAACTCTTTCATAGCTGAAAAAGTTAAACAATTAATAACTACTATATATCTTATAGTCACCTTATTATTTACTTcaataaatcttaaaatttattgaataaggacaaataaaaataatactcaGTATATTAAGCTGTGCGGTTATCGAATCAATTCAATAAAGAAACATGTGTTGTAActgcttaaataaaaaatcattaaatagacTGAAGAACTTACATGCAGTAATAAGATCAGCTGAACCTCCAGCATCCGCTCCTACTCCTGAACCACTGCTGAATCTATggatgaaaattttatttatggtTTAAGGTAGAAAGGTCTAAAGACGCATCTCCAGATTATTCTTTTTCATTCCCATTTTCAATAGGCAAATCTTTTTGtaatgtataatgtataaattttgttattcttaattattggaaaaaattaagttcaaatGTTGAACTGATGATgtcatttttaatgttaaaaccaTGTGATAAACACTGAAACTTATCAATGGATGTGTCAACCTCAAAAGGCAATGACCGCCTGCAACCATTGAACCTTTGAatcaattttttgtttccaaaataaTTGAATAGCATGTTTACCATTGTAAcaaaaagtatcaaatattatctaaacattctttaaaaaaacgttaaatcaatttaatgaatattgctttattgtccCGTTTTGTCAAGGCACCAATGTTTTAAATGTGTAGATAAATAAAGACGAGTAATGGCCATAAACTATAAATAGGCGTCTTCAATGTTTCATATGCTTTACTTGGAGTCAATAATAGACATAACAGACATCGGCAAGTCAGCAATTTCTccatttataaaggggcatatAACTCAAGACAGGTAAAAGTGATGccgcaaaaattaaaacttgatctGTGCTTTGTGGTAaaaaagcattgtgtataagtttcataacattaggttgaggcaaactaaagtaagagaacagaaaccaattttgggGTGACGGTCAGACATACAgatggacaagggtaaaactctATGccatattaattatataatacacATCTTACCTTTTTAATCCATCTTTGAGTTCTGGTATACTTTTAAGACACTGTATTGTGGCATTCATATAACATGTGTTCCCTAGATTGGTTAAACCAGCCGGTAACTTCATCTGGAACATTAAGGAATTTTATTGTCAGTCTTCATACACAATATTAGGCGACTTGtaagtatatttgatgttgCTAAAAAGCAAACTGCCATAAGTTACATTGTCATAATTAAACTTGTACCCATTCAGATAAACAAAGTAAGTTATAACAATACCACCAATAATCCAAACATAATTGTCTTCACAAGCTTACATTCATGAAAatatgtactgtagtacgccgctagattaaaactgacgaggaaaggtaacacatgcccacctaaagctctttttatgagagcccaggtggtcgtgtggtatAGCGGGAGGGCTGCAGTGCAGgagatttggtgtcacgatatcacagtagcatgggttcgaatcccggcgagggaagaaccaaaaatttgcgaaagcaaatttacagatctaacattgttgggttgatgtttagacgagttgtatatatatatatatatgcattgagTAAGTGTGAAggacaaaaatatgtttttacaaagtatacatataaaaacaaaatcataaagtGTAATTTATTTGGAACTTTCTAAAAAGAGCTTCTAATCGAATTATTTAGCAGTATAGAAATTATTGTAGAATTAAAAACCCTAGGATATTTTGCACTTGTTATTAGATATTTTGCACTTTTTATTGGATATTTTTCAGCTTTTCCATTTCTTGCATACAGTGTGAATAAGATTTAGGAGTTTAGAatatgttgataaatattcttaGGCATTTgcattaaagaaaaacaaacaggTCAAAATTCACCAATGATCTTACTTAAATTAtaatcaaagcgcgaaagcgctgtaaaggcagttaattacaggttgtgtgtatttctagtccagttatatcattatcttccatagaacagaggtggtttgtagaatttaagatttagagttcttttgtaccttaGTTCacctatacatgtatctatagtctactgtttacagtatattttctgtgcctcgccatgaaatgcatttttagccatggccttgtcagtttgctttaaatttatgagtttgactgtccctttagtgtctttcgtccctcttctttagacatataagaacttttccttttcaatataaatagactatttttaattattgattgtatacgcatattctatgactcccataaaaaaatagttcacaaagattgactagtctctgtactgtgtgtatagcaagaacatcaagtaacataatggtaaatgtacaacttttttgatgaccatacctgccaattgtcagtatttgcagagtatttcccccatcgagctcgaggctcccaaatggaaattttgtaagagcaattttgtcgactatttaaagaaaacaattaattcaacaatggctataagcttgttaatgcaagaagaagccaaaaaccacattagaatatatttgaagggaatccatgacaatcGCCCCATTAGCAAATAgccccactttttcactaactcgccccactttaaaaaaaaacctgcccCAACCTGGTttaccaaatcgccccacttgtgaactgtgttaaatcccgttaatattactcctgccaactcgccccacctaatagaaaacgataatatctagataaatatattattaaccaggaagaatttagtaatgccaactcgccccacttatgtaaaaagatgttatcccattgtatataagttaaattctgttaatataaCTCTTGCCTACTGGTCCCACCTAACATGCCTAATGGAAAtcggtgaaatctagataaatatattattaaccaggatgaatttagtaatgccaactcgccccacgtatggaaaaagatgttatcccattgaatataagtttaattccttatattgcattatgatacaattaacaggtttcttttcaattgttatgcaaataactaagcttcaaaacttacatttattcttcagtatatatcaataatagtaattaaattaattttcggtttgtttgtattctgtgtagattagttttcattaaagtggtgcgagtttttatttttaattttatatatatatatatatatattaatctaaaaaataccgtttttttataagtagggcgagttggcaggagtaatatatatatatatatataaaacagggttctcgctaaggcgagtccatgagtcctggactcaacaaaatctgtctggactcaccattttcaaaactggcGAGTCCACAAttacatcaatattgaaatattttgtataaactgaacacagttaCCATGACTCACCGTGGCCAAAAATGACGAGTCCCTGGActcgccttcaaaaatccttagtgagaaccctgatttaaaatgatttaaccaatttcacatgtggggcgagttggcaggagtaatattaaacatgatttaaccaatttcacatgtggggtgatttgataaatcagtttgtggtgttttttaaaaagtgggccgattagccagtggggcgacttttcctgcttccatttgaaggcccccttgaaggttttgtatgactatatgaaccatctttcacgtaaaacccccatgtgcattttgaaaagttggcagatatgtttcttactccaggcaaaatctaccggtatgaatgaaaaagaagttttcaattaaggctctgtggccataacagctgtctcattagcattttaaccacttcccatatttgcaattaaaacaatagaagaaaattattcaacgcaaaaacaaaacttacttgtaaatatgaaattctctttacggtatgagtttttctccttgtttgagattgtacagtagtacctgtaactgcttatacctatatcttattcacttttgcttgataaactcactaaatatcatatacattgtaccacatctccttatttttatatgcattccaataacatgaacaattgtaattcaattctatataccaaagcaaaatgaactgcaccactttcattcactagtatgcatcttttggcaaaatacaagactttgttcttagatgacacaattaatataatatatatttattgataaaaaaataaaatttggtatACAAATCTTTAACggtataaaaaaaagcacagctgtgtcataaattgtgaaatttgtgctgaaaacatagacattgatggtatttgagtaattccatatgtgaagctcaacattagctcgtcagttggtggtggacagttatagttcctttctgcaggctaggatgaatgacttttcaggaaaaccaatttcacaaatcaaaactttcctctagcatgtctagatttctcctacaatattcatccagtttagttcttttgttttaattggacaccgtcctgatttttaattttgcaaaccattcagtctcttgcttgcaaatggtgcatgaaaataggatgggtatggcagtagacaagtctctttaaagtgggtttgtgccctgaaaaaaagttttataacttaagtttaattgaaacttgtgcaacacatatacctaaataactatataacatagaagagagcatcattcgtgtcaatgttttgttcctgtttacattgtcattgatattttttcagaaaacagaggcatagctcatgaattcctgtcattagacattacatcctaaattaacataattactgctagaatgattatcagtatgatatacgtacactacactatcattgtacagcccaagtcttcagtatatataattgttgcattcattcactcctgtgttcagtcgttcaaaaatttctaaacatcaacaaatgaactttaataacaacaagaaaacactagaaaagatacgtacatacaacccgtgtttaagtgtatttgaaagagaaataaatctggttaaacgatgtaaaaaggagaaatatatctggttaaacgatgtataaaggaggaaaaattgtagatattgcattacgatgcgttctacctaatagcacgtggatatgtgtttacatatttagacttgacccagtatgacccgtaccttgtaggtcgccgccgtcgtttaaacacttgactacagtcgtgtataagctacagtggcggatccagagggggggttccgggggtccgcaccccccctttattttggccgatcaatgcatttgaatcgggacatatgtttgcACCCCcctgcacccccccccccccctttgccctgggctagcaccccccctttcgaaaatacCTGCATCCGCCACTGAGctagacaataaaaagcttaagcctgtactatttgtgtgaagtaaatgtgtttgttctgtacatttaaattgttttacctgatagcaagaacgtatatctatccgtttccttctcaattcactttgtcaaattcttcgagcttcttcaaaacatacgtattactgcgcGCGCCcggaagtgaaaaaaatatgagaaatcctcgtaaaataatgctattttcaattttgtggaatccattttgttatattaattatacaaagatataaaaagtttcgattaattatgaatttgcatattattatacggaacgtttatggactattttttaagtcggtcattttggcggtaaatcatgtacacatacacacgtagattggctggtacccgattgtaatgttacacatcaaatatatcaaatagctaatacccggaacgtagtaccgggaaccaggataatacgtagataacatacataactaataccgaaattgaaaacgctttacggtttctcgttcataaaccgaattccgctttgaattatagaagatgcaatattaatcatgttcagtcgacttttcattgttatatcaacgtctgaactaattaaagaatcttgagatgtcagataacacttgaaattgacccgacctctttccacacggaataTACAACTACGTAttgatagtttgtagtcaggttgactgcttataatgcaaaatacacacttataacaagttctataaaacgaacaatacacactgatcgtttctttagtccccaatgtaaatgaaagaaacaaaaaccatatcataccataaaaagaagaggagaaattcgaatatttccggatctatttctggccaaaagacccccagcatggattgcgtatgaaaagatgaacctcatgacttaaaagtcaggccttaaagcactgcctttaaaaatcCTTAAAAAGATGTATCTAGAAACAGTTTTAACTAGAAAAACATTTTAGAATTAAACGATTAAAAATCAGATAAGGTGGAACATATTCATTGTTTGTAAAATTCCATTAATTTTCCTTACTGCTGAGGCTAGCTGTTGTTCACTCATATCTTCCATAAACATTACTTTCTCTTTTGGTGCTTCTGGAAGTGCATCTGCACTCCCCATCATTAAAACCATTGCaccctgaaatgaaaaaaataatttcaaacataaataaaatttaacatcagttaaaagtaaaaagacctcaaaaacaattttttattttgtatttgtgtttaCCAATTTCTCATTGT is a genomic window of Mytilus trossulus isolate FHL-02 chromosome 1, PNRI_Mtr1.1.1.hap1, whole genome shotgun sequence containing:
- the LOC134688181 gene encoding ubiquitin carboxyl-terminal hydrolase 14-like, encoding MPTYKVNIKWGKEKFSDVECNTDEPPEVFKAQLFALSGVQPDRQKVMLKGMVVKDDSWGNAKLKDGAMVLMMGSADALPEAPKEKVMFMEDMSEQQLASAMKLPAGLTNLGNTCYMNATIQCLKSIPELKDGLKRFSSGSGVGADAGGSADLITASMKELFLSMDKSGTAIPPIIMLQVLHMAYPQFAEKSEHGGYAQQDANECWTELVRCLQQKVPGVKKEPMAISASSSQGLVDQYLSGEFDVSMKCEEAEEEVATHATEKFYQLSCFIEKEVKYMHTGLRSRLEEHITKNSPTLGRDAVYKKSSKLKRIPAYLAIQFVRFYYKEKEAINAKILKDVKFPISLDVYDLCSEKLQEELAPMRDRFKEQEDKKAEELQKAKVSGKTDEKKEIKLKQEPYSFPDDVGSNNSGYYELQAVLTHKGRSSSSGHYVAWVRRKGDDWYMYDDDNVSPVTAEDVLRLSGGGDWHSAYVLLYGPRIYEAEEEEEKMET